A genomic window from Osmia bicornis bicornis chromosome 4, iOsmBic2.1, whole genome shotgun sequence includes:
- the LOC114870924 gene encoding 28S ribosomal protein S30, mitochondrial: protein MYAVLRKSRTLKNIIQRCNSTTSTETSTVAYPPVLDLSYKARVRRKDEIWYEKIKKLETVEEKLYGINMPRYYGWKSLCLKERHVLCNSLDQAQYITRTHVVNNHELPDFYNNVITAEQLDAVIQIVKNHIENILGFEYYNRLREQEITEKTAKNKKKLQDDLINGIVYQINRILLATLSSNLPHLMKAQVDYEPRVEAFWFIGGIDPPTLIRKTRANSKHLEPYADDPVNMPVQYFGSPILQLRHQFPLKEIVPLNECKNPELNVPEFKFDPRTLGHTFSYKHATCIPGFWPGDPDEFGLLSYHNINNSTNSEVYYEDSYIVQAIFASYGWLLSQASYQGFSTVYDITYPLTSQTVFTNGQEWSFCVYQLNTTLVHSEHVDQNPKRNMCWVTKPMKLFDTIEEGKVHGFNEDVLRTLIKFYVNMPEERLNVDMKPYLGKTVKYLADIEHRDRRVFLERGFKHISSNRPKHYLMPEMYAWQKIYMVDHKTRPMDKKRDPWQFGYKPTKRRLDDHLRLYVPKCLRANPKKKRVDRWAKTYYPDA from the exons ATGTATGCTGTCTTACGGAAATCTCGTAcactgaaaaatattatacaaagATGTAACAGTACTACATCAACTGAGACAAGTACAGTAGCATATCCACCTGTATTAGATTTATCCTATAAAGCCAGAGTTAGAAGGAAGGATGAAATCTGgtatgaaaaaattaaaaagttagaaacagtagaggaaaagttatATGGAATTAATATGCCACGTTATTATGGCTGGAAATCATTATGTTTAAAAGAAAGGCATGTTCTATGTAATTCATTGGATCAAGCTCAATATATTACAAGAACTCATGTTGTAAACAACCATGAATTACctgatttttataataatgtaatCACAGCTGAACAATTAGATGCTGTGATACAAATTGTTAAAAACCatatagaaaatattcttGGTTTTGAGTATTATAACAGACT AAGGGAACAagaaataacagaaaaaacagcaaaaaataaaaagaaactacAGGATGATCTTATAAATGGAATTGTTTATCaaattaatagaatattaCTAGCTACTTTGTCTTCTAATTTACCGCATTTAATGAAAGCTCAAGTAGATTATGAACCAAGGGTAGAAGCATTTTGGTTTATAGGTGGTATAGATCCTCCAactttaattagaaaaacaaGAGCAAACTCAAAGCATCTGGAACCATATGCAGATGATCCAGTTAATATGCCTGTTCAGTATTTTGGTTCACCAATTTTACAATTACGACATCAGTTTCctttaaaagaaattgttcCATTAAATGAATGTAAAAACCCAGAGCTAAACGTTCctgaatttaaatttgatcCTAGAACATTAGGACATACCTTTTCATATAAACATGCTACATGTATACCTGGTTTTTGGCCTGGTGATCCAGATGAATTTGGTTTATTGTCTTATCACAACATTAATAATTCGACGAACTCAGAAGTTTATTATGAAGATTCATACATAGTTCAAGCTATTTTTGCATCTTATGGGTGGTTGTTGTCACAGGCTTCTTATCAAG GTTTTTCTACAGTCTATGATATAACGTATCCATTAACATCTCAAACAGTTTTTACAAATGGTCAGGAATGGTCGTTTTGCGTTTATCAGTTAAATACTACATTAGTACATTCGGAACATGTAGATCAAAATCCAAAACGTAACATGTGTTGGGTAACGAAACCAATGAAATTGTTTGACACAATAGAGGAGGGAAAAGTTCATGGGTTTAATGAAGACGTTCTAAgaacgttaattaaattttacgtCAATATGCCTGAAGAAAGGTTAAATGTGGACATGAAGCCATATTTAGGAAAAACTGTAAAATATCTTGCGGATATTGAACATCGCGATCGAAGAGTCTTCTTGGAACGAGGCTTTAAACATATCTCGTCTAACAGACCAAAACATTA CCTAATGCCAGAAATGTACGCTTGGCAGAAAATTTACATGGTTGATCATAAAACCCGTCCTATGGACAAAAAACGTGACCCATGGCAATTTGGTTACAAACCTACAAAACGTAGGTTGGATGATCACTTACGGTTATATGTACCAAAATGTTTAAGAGCGAATCCAAAGAAAAAGCGTGTAGATCGGTGGGCAAAAACGTACTATCCGGATGCATAA
- the LOC114870926 gene encoding lysosomal acid glucosylceramidase-like — protein sequence MWWKVLLLTPFLIAIGSTTECVPRSFGDDKIVCVCNATYCDRIEEPKIQSNGSFFSYVSSKAGLRMKPKEGQFGSCQQTLFTDTLTIDTTKKYQTIFGFGGAFTDSAGINIKKLSKAAQDKLIRTYYHPTEGSRYLLGRLGIGGTDFSTHAYTYDDHSNDTSLEHFALAPEDYNYKIPFMKKALELNPETKFFGATWSPPIWMKTNDKYSGYGFLKEEYYQLYANYILKFLDAYKENGLNIWAISTGNEPLNAIVPFDPLSVMGWTPKTVGNWVANNLGPTLAASKHDTKILALDDQRIELPWFVQQMFENEKAKDYVSGVAVHWYSDFIASPVLLDLTHDSFPDKFILMTEACEGVGSSEKVILGSWERGQKYILSILEYLNNWAVGWVDWNLALDKSGGPNYINNNVDSPIIVNPETDEFYKQPMYYAIAHFSRFIDRGSVRISITDTATIKSAAFVTPSNEVVVVLHNGNPVSKNVILKDLKKGTICLELPANSMHTVIYGL from the exons ATGTGGTGGAAGGTGCTGCTTTTAACCCCGTTCCTCATTGCCATAG GTAGCACAACCGAGTGTGTACCTCGCAGTTTCGGTGACGATAAGATCGTATGCGTTTGCAATGCGACCTATTGCGACCGCATAGAGGAGCCAAAAATCCAGTCAAATGGAAGCTTTTTCTCGTACGTCAGTAGTAAAGCTGGGCTGAGGATGAAACCGAAAGAGGGACAATTCGGTTCCTGCCAACAGACACTCTTCACCGATACCTTAACCATAGACACCACGAAGAAATATCAAACGATCTTTGGTTTTGGCGGTGCCTTCACCGATTCCGCGGgaataaacataaaaaaacTCAGCAAGGCTGCTCAAGATAAATTAATTCG AACGTACTACCATCCGACAGAAGGAAGCAGGTATCTGCTCGGTCGTTTGGGAATTGGAGGAACCGACTTTTCTACCCACGCTTACACGTACGACGACCACTCTAACGACACGTCACTGGAACACTTTGCACTTGCCCCAGAAGATTACAACTATAAAATACCTTTCATGAAAaaggccttggagttgaatcCTGAAACGAAATTCTTCGGTGCTACGTGGTCACCTCCGATTTGGATGAAAACTAATGATAAATACAGTGGATATG GTTTCTTGAAGGAAGAGTACTATCAACTCTACGCCAATTACATATTAAAGTTTTTGGATGCATATAAGGAAAATGGTTTGAATATCTGGGCCATTTCGACGGGTAACGAACCACTAAACGCTATTGTACCCTTTGATCCTCTAAGCGTTATGGGATGGACACCAAAAACCGTAGGTAATTGGGTGGCTAACAATTTGGGTCCTACTCTGGCCGCATCGAAACACGACACCAAAATTCTGGCCCTAGACGATCAAAGAATCGAGTTACCCTGGTTCGTTCAGCAAatgtttgaaaatgaaaaagcgAAGGATTATGTTTCTGGTGTAGCTGTACATTGGTACTCGGACTTCATTGCTTCTCCGGTCCTGTTGGATCTAACACACGACAGCTTTCCGGATAAATTCATCCTCATGACCGAGGCGTGTGAAG GAGTTGGAAGTTCTGAAAAAGTTATTCTTGGATCATGGGAACGTGGACAAAAGTATATATTGAGCATACtggag TATTTAAACAATTGGGCAGTTGGATGGGTGGACTGGAATTTGGCTCTAGACAAGAGTGGTGGACCAAACTACATCAACAACAATGTCGATTCACCTATTATTGTAAATCCCGAGACCGACGAGTTTTACAAACAACCTATGTACTATGCTATCGCACATTTCAGTAGATTTATTGACAGAGGGTCTGTCAGAATTTCTATTACCGATACCGCCACCATTAAATCAGCAGCATTTGTAACACCTTCTAACGAAGTTGTTGTTGTGCTACACAACGG AAATCCCGTATcgaaaaatgttattcttAAGGATTTAAAGAAAGGTACCATTTGTTTGGAATTACCTGCAAATTCTATGCACACTGTAATTTATGGACTATAG
- the LOC114870932 gene encoding lysosomal acid glucosylceramidase-like: MWWKVLLLTPFLIAIGSTNECVHRDFGEGFTVCVCNATYCDTIAKPGIQTNGSFYSYVSSKAGLRMKPKEGQFGSCQQTLPTDTLTIDTTEKYQTIYGFGGAFTDAAGINIKKLSEAAQDQLIRTYYHPTEGSRYLLGRLGIGGTDFSTRAYSYDSYPNDTSLEHFALAPEDYNYKIPFMKKALELNPETKFFGATWAPPSWMKTRAKNNGYGFLKEEYYQLYAEYLVKFLDAYKENGLKIWAISTGNEPLFNYLPTDAIEVLGWTAKGVGTWVANNLGPTLAASQHSTKILALDDNRNELPWFVPQMFENEKAKNYVSGIAVHWYSDHVAPPSVLDLTHDSFPDKFILMTEACLGNGSPQHVILGSWEHGQKYMLSILEYLNNWAIGWVDWNLVLDKNGGPNFIDNYVDSPIIVNPETDEFYKQPMYYAIAHFSRFIDRGSVRISITDTATIKSAAFVTPSNEVVVVLHNGNSVSKNVVLKDLKKGTICLELPANSMHTVIYGL; this comes from the exons ATGTGGTGGAAAGTGCTGCTTTTAACCCCGTTCCTCATTGCCATCG GTAGCACGAACGAATGTGTACATCGCGATTTCGGTGAGGGTTTCACCGTATGCGTTTGCAATGCGACCTATTGCGACACTATAGCGAAGCCAGGAATCCAGACAAATGGAAGCTTTTATTCGTACGTCAGTAGTAAAGCTGGGTTGAGGATGAAACCGAAAGAGGGTCAATTCGGTTCCTGCCAACAGACACTCCCCACTGATACCTTAACCATAGACACTACGGAGAAATATCAAACGATCTATGGTTTTGGCGGTGCCTTTACCGATGCTGCCGGAATAAACATCAAGAAACTCAGCGAGGCTGCTCAAGATCAATTAATTCG AACGTACTACCATCCGACAGAAGGAAGCAGGTATCTGCTCGGTCGTTTGGGAATTGGAGGAACCGACTTTTCTACCCGCGCTTACTCGTACGACAGCTACCCGAACGACACATCACTGGAACACTTTGCACTTGCCCCAGAAGATTACAACTATAAAATACCTTTCATGAAAaaggccttggagttgaatcCTGAAACGAAATTCTTCGGTGCTACGTGGGCACCTCCGAGTTGGATGAAAACTAGGGCGAAAAACAACGGATATG GTTTCTTGAAGGAAGAGTACTATCAACTCTACGCCGAATACTTAGTAAAGTTTTTGGATGCATATAAGGAAAATGGTTTGAAAATATGGGCCATTTCGACGGGTAACGAAccattattcaattatttaccCACCGATGCTATAGAAGTTTTGGGATGGACAGCAAAAGGCGTGGGTACTTGGGTCGCTAATAATTTGGGTCCTACTCTGGCCGCGTCGCAACACAGCACCAAAATTCTGGCCCTAGACGATAATAGAAACGAGTTACCCTGGTTCGTTCCGCAAatgtttgaaaatgaaaaagcgAAGAATTATGTTTCTGGTATAGCCGTACATTGGTACTCGGACCATGTTGCTCCTCCGTCCGTGTTGGATCTAACACACGACAGCTTTCCGGATAAATTCATCCTCATGACCGAGGCGTGTTTAG GAAATGGAAGCCCTCAACATGTTATTCTTGGATCATGGGAACATGGACAAAAGTATATGTTGAGCATACtggag TATTTAAACAATTGGGCAATTGGATGGGTCGACTGGAATTTGGTTCTAGACAAGAATGGTGGACCAAACTTCATCGACAACTATGTCGATTCACCTATTATCGTAAATCCAGAGACCGATGAATTTTACAAACAACCTATGTACTATGCTATCGCACATTTCAGTAGATTTATTGACAGAGGGTCTGTCAGAATTTCTATTACCGATACCGCCACCATTAAATCGGCAGCATTTGTAACACCTTCTAACGAAGTTGTTGTTGTGCTACACAACGG AAATTCCGTATCGAAAAATGTTGTTCTTAAGGATTTAAAGAAAGGTACCATTTGTTTGGAATTACCTGCAAATTCTATGCACACTGTAATTTATGGACTATAG